One Triticum dicoccoides isolate Atlit2015 ecotype Zavitan chromosome 4B, WEW_v2.0, whole genome shotgun sequence genomic window carries:
- the LOC119291321 gene encoding yrdC domain-containing protein, mitochondrial-like, with translation MQACARAAGERLPLVRAPARQPLAQSFVKVSRPSSLHETNPVVSCSARLSENISHKIEASTDHILPASQDHVVKAIDAINGGQVIAVPTDTIYGFACDACSAEAVNRIYEIKGRIHTRPLAICVADVPEISRFAIVDHLPHGLLHNLLPGPVTVVLKRGENSILERSLNPGLDSIGVRVPKLDFIRSIARGAGSALALTSANLSGRPSSVSVKDFGDLWPHCSYVFDGGILPSGRAGSTIVDLITPGVYKILRDGSSREETTAVLGKFGFVEAS, from the exons ATGCAGGCGTGCGCGAGGGCGGCGGGGGAGAGGCTCCCTCTGGTTCGTGCCCCCGCCAGGCAACCGCTGGCTCAGAG CTTTGTTAAGGTCAGCAGACCATCTTCTCTGCATGAGACAAATCCTGTAGTGTCCTGCTCAGCGAGGTTGTCGGAAAATATTTCACACAAAATAGAAGCCAGCACAGATCATATTCTTCCAGCATCGCAAGATCATGTCGTTAAAGCAATCGACGCAATTAATGGGGGGCAAGTGATCGCGGTGCCCACCGATACAATATACGGGTTTGCTTGTGATGCATG TTCTGCAGAAGCAGTTAACCGGATATATGAAATCAAAGGACGCATACATACACGCCCTCTGGCCATCTGCGTTGCTGATGTCCCAGAAATATCACGGTTTGCCATAGTGGATCACTTGCCCCATGGTTTGCTTCATAATCTCCTTCCTGGGCCTGTCACTGTTGTTTTAAAGCGAG GTGAGAACAGTATACTGGAGAGATCACTTAATCCTGGTCTGGACAGCATTGGAGTACGTGTGCCAAAATTGGATTTCATACGATCCATTGCTCGTGGTGCTGGAAGTGCACTTGCACTTACAAGCGCCAACTTAAGTGGTCGTCCTAGTAGCGTCAGTGTCAAAGATTTCGGGGATCTATGGCCACACTGTTCATATGTCTTTGATGGTGGTATACTTCCTTCTGGACGTGCTGGTTCAACAATTGTTGACCTAATAACACCAGGAGTCTACAAGATATTGAGAGATGGAAG TTCGAGGGAGGAAACAACGGCTGTGCTGGGAAAATTTGGCTTTGTTGAAGCTTCATAG